One Rhinolophus sinicus isolate RSC01 linkage group LG06, ASM3656204v1, whole genome shotgun sequence DNA window includes the following coding sequences:
- the WEE1 gene encoding wee1-like protein kinase isoform X1, which translates to MSFLSRQQPPPPRRAGASCTLRQKLIFSPCSDCEEEEEEEEEEGSGHSTGEDSAFQEPDSPLPSARSPLEPGPERCRSPGPAPGSPGELEEDMLLQGACPGADATGGGAEGDSWEEEGFGSSSPVKSPAAAYFLGSFSPVSCGGPGDASPRICGARRVSEGPCSPLPDHPGTPPHKTFRKLRLFDTPHTPKSLLSKARGIDSSSVKLRGGSLFMDTQKSGKREFDIRQTPQVNINPFTPDSVLLHSSGQCRRRKRTYWNDSCGEDMEASDYEFEDETRPAKRITITESNMKSRYTTEFHELEKIGSGEFGSVFKCVKRLDGCIYAIKRSKKPLAGSVDEQNALREVYAHAVLGQHSHVVRYFSAWAEDDHMLIQNEYCNGGSLADAISKNYRSMSYFTEAELKDLLLQVGRGLRYIHSMSLVHMDIKPSNIFISRTSIPNAASEEGDEDDWVSNKVIFKIGDLGHVTRISSPQVEEGDSRFLANEVLQENYTHLPKADIFALALTVVCAAGAEPLPRNGDQWHEIRQGRLPRIPQVLSQEFTELLKVMIHPDPERRPSAMALVKHSVLLSASRKSAEQLRIELNAEKFKNSLLQKELKKAQMAKAAAEERALFTDRMATRSSTQSNRTSRLIGKKMNRSVSLTIY; encoded by the exons ATGAGCTTCCTGAGCCGGCAGCAGCCGCCACCGCCCCGTCGCGCTGGGGCCTCCTGCACCTTGCGACAGAAACTGATCTTCTCGCCCTGCAGCGactgtgaggaggaggaagaggaagaagaggaggagggcagcGGCCACAGCACCGGGGAGGACTCCGCCTTTCAGGAGCCCGACTCGCCGCTGCCGTCCGCGCGGAGCCCCTTAGAGCCCGGGCCCGAGCGCTGCCGCTCGCCTGGCCCGGCCCCTGGCAGCCCCGGGGAGCTGGAGGAGGACATGCTACTGCAGGGCGCCTGCCCCGGCGCGGATGCGACCGGCGGCGGGGCCGAGGGCGACTCGTGGGAGGAGGAGGGCTTCGGCTCCTCGTCACCGGTCAAGTCGCCGGCCGCCGCCTACTTCCTGGGCTCGTTCTCGCCGGTGAGCTGCGGCGGCCCGGGGGACGCGTCCCCGCGCATTTGCGGGGCGCGCAGGGTTAGCGAGGGCCCCTGCTCGCCGCTGCCTGACCACCCCGGCACCCCGCCGCACAAGACCTTCCGCAAGCTGCGGCTCTTCGACACGCCGCACACCCCCAAG AGTTTGCTCTCCAAAGCTCGAGGAATTGATTCCAGCTCTGTTAAACTCCGAGGTGGTTCTCTATTCATGGATACACAAAAATCAGGAAAGAGGGAATTTGACATTCGACAGACTCCCCAAGTGAATATTAATCCTTTTACTCCAGATTCTGTGTTACTTCATTCCTCAGGACAGTGtcgaagaagaaagagaacatatTGGAATGA tTCCTGTGGTGAAGACATGGAAGCCAGTGATTATGAATTTGAAGATGAAACAAGACCTGCTAAA AGAATTACAATTACTGAAAGCAATATGAAGTCACGGTATACAACAGAATTTCATGAGCTAGAGAAAATTGGCTCTGGAGAATTTGGTTCTGTGTTTAAGTGTGTGAAGAGGCTGGATGGATGCATTTATGCCATTAAACGATCAAAAAAACCATTGGCCGGCTCTGTTGATga GCAGAACGCTTTGAGAGAAGTGTATGCTCATGCAGTGCTTGGACAACATTCTCATGTAGTTCGGTATTTCTCTGCATGGGCAGAAGATGATCATATGCTTATACAGAACGAATATTGTAATG GTGGAAGTTTAGCTGATGCCATAAGTAAAAACTACAGAAGCATGAGTTACTTTACGGAGGCAGAATTGAAGGATCTCCTTTTGCAAGTTGGCCGGGGCTTGAGGTATATTCATTCAATGTCTTTGGTTCACATGGATATAAAACCTA GTAACATTTTCATATCTCGAACCTCAATACCAAATGCTGCCTCTGAAGAAGGAGATGAAGATGACTGGGTGTCCaacaaagttatatttaaaatag GTGATCTTGGGCATGTAACAAGAATTTCTAGCCCACAAGTTGAAGAGGGTGATAGCCGTTTTCTTGCAAATGAAGTTTTGCAGgag aACTATACCCATCTACCAAAAGCGGATATTTTTGCCCTTGCCCTTACGGTGGTATGTGCTGCTGGTGCCGAACCTCTTCCCAGAAATGGAGACCAATGGCATGAAATCAGACAGGGTAGATTACCTCGGATTCCACAAGTGCTTTCTCAAGAATTTACAGAGCTGCTAAAA gttaTGATTCATCCAGATCCAGAGAGAAGACCTTCAGCAATGGCACTGGTAAAGCATTCAGTATTGCTGTCTGCTTCTAGAAAAAGTGCAGAacaattacgaatagaattgaaTGCTGAAAAGTTCAAAAATTCACTTTTGCAGAA AGAACTCAAGAAAGCCCAGATGGCAAAAGCTGCAGCTGAGGAAAGAGCACTCTTCACTGACCGGATGGCTACTAGGTCCAGCACCCAGAGTAATAGAACATCTCGACttattggaaagaaaatgaaccGCTCTGTCAGTCTTACCATATACTGA
- the WEE1 gene encoding wee1-like protein kinase isoform X2: MLELCWPGHLTLPSAAAIWCLLNAGIGPVIWAAHTGSLLSKARGIDSSSVKLRGGSLFMDTQKSGKREFDIRQTPQVNINPFTPDSVLLHSSGQCRRRKRTYWNDSCGEDMEASDYEFEDETRPAKRITITESNMKSRYTTEFHELEKIGSGEFGSVFKCVKRLDGCIYAIKRSKKPLAGSVDEQNALREVYAHAVLGQHSHVVRYFSAWAEDDHMLIQNEYCNGGSLADAISKNYRSMSYFTEAELKDLLLQVGRGLRYIHSMSLVHMDIKPSNIFISRTSIPNAASEEGDEDDWVSNKVIFKIGDLGHVTRISSPQVEEGDSRFLANEVLQENYTHLPKADIFALALTVVCAAGAEPLPRNGDQWHEIRQGRLPRIPQVLSQEFTELLKVMIHPDPERRPSAMALVKHSVLLSASRKSAEQLRIELNAEKFKNSLLQKELKKAQMAKAAAEERALFTDRMATRSSTQSNRTSRLIGKKMNRSVSLTIY, encoded by the exons ATGCTGGAGCTGTGCTGGCCCGGCCACCTGACACTCCCGAGCGCCGCAGCCATATGGTGCCTTTTAAACGCAGGGATCGGTCCTGTAATTTGGGCGGCGCACACAGGA AGTTTGCTCTCCAAAGCTCGAGGAATTGATTCCAGCTCTGTTAAACTCCGAGGTGGTTCTCTATTCATGGATACACAAAAATCAGGAAAGAGGGAATTTGACATTCGACAGACTCCCCAAGTGAATATTAATCCTTTTACTCCAGATTCTGTGTTACTTCATTCCTCAGGACAGTGtcgaagaagaaagagaacatatTGGAATGA tTCCTGTGGTGAAGACATGGAAGCCAGTGATTATGAATTTGAAGATGAAACAAGACCTGCTAAA AGAATTACAATTACTGAAAGCAATATGAAGTCACGGTATACAACAGAATTTCATGAGCTAGAGAAAATTGGCTCTGGAGAATTTGGTTCTGTGTTTAAGTGTGTGAAGAGGCTGGATGGATGCATTTATGCCATTAAACGATCAAAAAAACCATTGGCCGGCTCTGTTGATga GCAGAACGCTTTGAGAGAAGTGTATGCTCATGCAGTGCTTGGACAACATTCTCATGTAGTTCGGTATTTCTCTGCATGGGCAGAAGATGATCATATGCTTATACAGAACGAATATTGTAATG GTGGAAGTTTAGCTGATGCCATAAGTAAAAACTACAGAAGCATGAGTTACTTTACGGAGGCAGAATTGAAGGATCTCCTTTTGCAAGTTGGCCGGGGCTTGAGGTATATTCATTCAATGTCTTTGGTTCACATGGATATAAAACCTA GTAACATTTTCATATCTCGAACCTCAATACCAAATGCTGCCTCTGAAGAAGGAGATGAAGATGACTGGGTGTCCaacaaagttatatttaaaatag GTGATCTTGGGCATGTAACAAGAATTTCTAGCCCACAAGTTGAAGAGGGTGATAGCCGTTTTCTTGCAAATGAAGTTTTGCAGgag aACTATACCCATCTACCAAAAGCGGATATTTTTGCCCTTGCCCTTACGGTGGTATGTGCTGCTGGTGCCGAACCTCTTCCCAGAAATGGAGACCAATGGCATGAAATCAGACAGGGTAGATTACCTCGGATTCCACAAGTGCTTTCTCAAGAATTTACAGAGCTGCTAAAA gttaTGATTCATCCAGATCCAGAGAGAAGACCTTCAGCAATGGCACTGGTAAAGCATTCAGTATTGCTGTCTGCTTCTAGAAAAAGTGCAGAacaattacgaatagaattgaaTGCTGAAAAGTTCAAAAATTCACTTTTGCAGAA AGAACTCAAGAAAGCCCAGATGGCAAAAGCTGCAGCTGAGGAAAGAGCACTCTTCACTGACCGGATGGCTACTAGGTCCAGCACCCAGAGTAATAGAACATCTCGACttattggaaagaaaatgaaccGCTCTGTCAGTCTTACCATATACTGA
- the WEE1 gene encoding wee1-like protein kinase isoform X3 — protein MDTQKSGKREFDIRQTPQVNINPFTPDSVLLHSSGQCRRRKRTYWNDSCGEDMEASDYEFEDETRPAKRITITESNMKSRYTTEFHELEKIGSGEFGSVFKCVKRLDGCIYAIKRSKKPLAGSVDEQNALREVYAHAVLGQHSHVVRYFSAWAEDDHMLIQNEYCNGGSLADAISKNYRSMSYFTEAELKDLLLQVGRGLRYIHSMSLVHMDIKPSNIFISRTSIPNAASEEGDEDDWVSNKVIFKIGDLGHVTRISSPQVEEGDSRFLANEVLQENYTHLPKADIFALALTVVCAAGAEPLPRNGDQWHEIRQGRLPRIPQVLSQEFTELLKVMIHPDPERRPSAMALVKHSVLLSASRKSAEQLRIELNAEKFKNSLLQKELKKAQMAKAAAEERALFTDRMATRSSTQSNRTSRLIGKKMNRSVSLTIY, from the exons ATGGATACACAAAAATCAGGAAAGAGGGAATTTGACATTCGACAGACTCCCCAAGTGAATATTAATCCTTTTACTCCAGATTCTGTGTTACTTCATTCCTCAGGACAGTGtcgaagaagaaagagaacatatTGGAATGA tTCCTGTGGTGAAGACATGGAAGCCAGTGATTATGAATTTGAAGATGAAACAAGACCTGCTAAA AGAATTACAATTACTGAAAGCAATATGAAGTCACGGTATACAACAGAATTTCATGAGCTAGAGAAAATTGGCTCTGGAGAATTTGGTTCTGTGTTTAAGTGTGTGAAGAGGCTGGATGGATGCATTTATGCCATTAAACGATCAAAAAAACCATTGGCCGGCTCTGTTGATga GCAGAACGCTTTGAGAGAAGTGTATGCTCATGCAGTGCTTGGACAACATTCTCATGTAGTTCGGTATTTCTCTGCATGGGCAGAAGATGATCATATGCTTATACAGAACGAATATTGTAATG GTGGAAGTTTAGCTGATGCCATAAGTAAAAACTACAGAAGCATGAGTTACTTTACGGAGGCAGAATTGAAGGATCTCCTTTTGCAAGTTGGCCGGGGCTTGAGGTATATTCATTCAATGTCTTTGGTTCACATGGATATAAAACCTA GTAACATTTTCATATCTCGAACCTCAATACCAAATGCTGCCTCTGAAGAAGGAGATGAAGATGACTGGGTGTCCaacaaagttatatttaaaatag GTGATCTTGGGCATGTAACAAGAATTTCTAGCCCACAAGTTGAAGAGGGTGATAGCCGTTTTCTTGCAAATGAAGTTTTGCAGgag aACTATACCCATCTACCAAAAGCGGATATTTTTGCCCTTGCCCTTACGGTGGTATGTGCTGCTGGTGCCGAACCTCTTCCCAGAAATGGAGACCAATGGCATGAAATCAGACAGGGTAGATTACCTCGGATTCCACAAGTGCTTTCTCAAGAATTTACAGAGCTGCTAAAA gttaTGATTCATCCAGATCCAGAGAGAAGACCTTCAGCAATGGCACTGGTAAAGCATTCAGTATTGCTGTCTGCTTCTAGAAAAAGTGCAGAacaattacgaatagaattgaaTGCTGAAAAGTTCAAAAATTCACTTTTGCAGAA AGAACTCAAGAAAGCCCAGATGGCAAAAGCTGCAGCTGAGGAAAGAGCACTCTTCACTGACCGGATGGCTACTAGGTCCAGCACCCAGAGTAATAGAACATCTCGACttattggaaagaaaatgaaccGCTCTGTCAGTCTTACCATATACTGA